Proteins encoded together in one Candidatus Omnitrophota bacterium window:
- a CDS encoding response regulator → MAKKKILVVDDELDFLKIMSIRLEASGYEVVTASNGKEALAIIRSGRPDAVLLDILMPDLSGLEVLKKIRKTDKKLPVFMITAFSSDERFKVANKLSASGFIVKTGDLKDEVDSITSALDLAGKYKAR, encoded by the coding sequence ATGGCAAAGAAGAAGATACTGGTGGTAGATGATGAGCTCGATTTTTTGAAGATAATGAGTATACGGTTAGAGGCAAGCGGCTACGAAGTAGTTACGGCCTCAAACGGCAAAGAGGCATTGGCGATCATAAGATCCGGCAGGCCGGACGCGGTGCTCCTCGATATATTGATGCCCGACCTGAGCGGGCTCGAGGTCCTCAAAAAGATAAGGAAGACGGACAAGAAGCTGCCGGTATTCATGATCACGGCATTTTCCAGCGACGAACGCTTTAAGGTGGCAAATAAGTTGAGCGCCTCCGGTTTTATCGTAAAGACGGGAGACCTCAAGGACGAAGTCGACAGCATAACCAGCGCCCTGGACCTGGCCGGCAAATATAAGGCGAGATAG
- a CDS encoding DNA polymerase IV has protein sequence MKNRRSIAHVDMDAFFAAIEQRDDPRLRGKPVVVGSDPKGGRGRGVVSTCSYEARQFGIHSAMPISTAYKMCPDAVFLPVDMKKYARVSGEIYRILYDFTPDIEPVSIDEAFLDITGSYHLFGTPFETCLLVKSSIKDKTGLTASIGLAPTKMAAKIASDLKKPDGAVEVTAGGLLDFLRPLDVRKIWGLGEKTEKALNEMGIRTIGDLACRDRDEVVSLFGQNGAHFWTLANGIDDREVTSDAEAKSISNETTFEADLSDDDVIDGALMWLSERVSDRLRREGLKGRTITLKIRLTGFQTYTRASTLSESTNFFDVIYGKISEIYRGFDRKGKRVRLVGVKVSNLSGSGFRESLFADASDGRKEEIHKALDKIKGKFGDGAIYRAGSRAS, from the coding sequence ATGAAGAATAGAAGATCGATCGCGCACGTCGATATGGACGCGTTCTTTGCCGCCATAGAGCAACGCGATGACCCGCGTTTACGCGGTAAGCCGGTAGTCGTCGGGTCGGACCCTAAAGGCGGCAGGGGCCGGGGGGTGGTCTCCACATGCTCTTACGAGGCGCGCCAGTTCGGCATACATTCGGCAATGCCCATCTCGACCGCCTATAAGATGTGCCCGGATGCCGTCTTCCTGCCGGTCGATATGAAGAAATACGCGCGTGTCTCCGGCGAGATATACCGCATATTATATGATTTCACCCCTGACATAGAGCCGGTGAGCATCGACGAAGCGTTCCTGGATATAACCGGGAGTTATCATCTCTTCGGTACGCCGTTCGAGACCTGCCTCCTTGTAAAATCGAGCATAAAAGATAAGACGGGGTTAACCGCATCCATAGGGCTTGCGCCGACAAAGATGGCGGCGAAGATCGCATCCGACCTGAAGAAACCCGACGGCGCCGTCGAAGTGACCGCCGGGGGGCTCCTCGATTTTCTACGGCCGCTCGATGTGCGGAAGATATGGGGGCTGGGCGAAAAGACCGAAAAGGCGCTGAACGAAATGGGCATAAGGACGATAGGCGACCTGGCCTGCCGTGACAGGGACGAGGTCGTATCTCTCTTCGGGCAGAACGGCGCCCATTTCTGGACGCTGGCAAACGGCATAGACGACCGTGAAGTCACCTCGGATGCCGAAGCGAAGTCGATAAGCAATGAGACGACCTTCGAGGCCGATCTCTCGGACGACGATGTTATAGACGGTGCCCTTATGTGGCTTTCGGAGAGGGTCTCCGACCGTCTCCGGCGGGAAGGGCTGAAAGGGAGGACGATAACCCTTAAGATACGGCTTACCGGTTTCCAGACGTATACGAGGGCGTCGACCCTTTCCGAGTCGACGAACTTCTTCGATGTGATCTACGGGAAGATCAGTGAGATCTATCGCGGATTCGACAGGAAAGGGAAGAGGGTGCGTCTTGTGGGCGTGAAGGTCTCTAACCTTTCCGGATCAGGGTTCAGGGAGAGCCTCTTTGCCGATGCGTCAGACGGCAGGAAAGAAGAGATCCATAAGGCGCTCGATAAGATAAAAGGGAAGTTCGGGGACGGGGCTATTTATAGGGCGGGGAGCAGGGCGTCATGA
- a CDS encoding RluA family pseudouridine synthase, with protein MEKKRYEIIYEDQYLIVVNKPSGLLVIPTPNKEPVTLTSLLNEDLDRRGIEANAYPCHRIDRGTSGLVIYAKGKKAQQLMMEEFRSHSVRKRYIAFVQGVLRKNLDTIKSFIYNRNKRRVEPAVTAYRVIERRKAFTVVEVEPVTGRTNQIRIHFKGLGHPLVGEDVYAFRRDFKLRFKRLALHAASLEFTHPVTKENLSLSAPLWEEMNDFLEKNKE; from the coding sequence ATGGAGAAAAAAAGATATGAGATAATATACGAGGACCAATATCTGATCGTCGTAAATAAACCGTCAGGCCTCCTCGTCATACCTACGCCGAATAAAGAACCGGTCACTTTAACGTCCCTCCTTAACGAAGATCTCGACAGGCGAGGCATAGAGGCCAACGCGTATCCGTGCCACCGTATCGACCGGGGGACCTCCGGGCTCGTCATCTACGCAAAGGGAAAGAAGGCGCAACAGCTCATGATGGAAGAATTCAGGAGCCATTCTGTTAGGAAGAGATACATAGCGTTCGTGCAAGGGGTCCTCAGAAAAAACTTAGACACCATAAAGAGTTTCATATATAATAGGAACAAGAGAAGGGTAGAGCCGGCGGTGACAGCATACCGGGTCATCGAGCGCCGTAAGGCCTTTACCGTTGTGGAGGTCGAGCCCGTTACCGGCAGGACGAACCAGATAAGGATACATTTCAAAGGGCTCGGCCATCCGCTGGTCGGCGAGGATGTATATGCGTTCAGGCGGGACTTTAAGTTGCGGTTTAAACGCCTCGCGCTTCATGCCGCGTCTCTGGAATTCACCCATCCGGTCACTAAAGAGAATTTGAGCCTCTCGGCGCCGCTCTGGGAAGAGATGAACGATTTTTTGGAGAAAAATAAGGAGTAA
- a CDS encoding nucleoside triphosphate pyrophosphatase encodes MRRIILASRSKARRELLKRIGLKFITAGSDAVERRKLIGSCSSLVTGNALAKARDVSKRFRSGVVIAADTVVLVGKKIVGKPKDLKDAFNTLKLLSRRPQWVYTGIAVIDIDKDRVFTGYEKTKVYVYRLTGRQIMSYFRKVSPLDKAGSFDIQGLGGVFIDRIEGCFYNVVGLPLAKLAKMLEKTGVSIF; translated from the coding sequence ATGCGCAGGATAATCTTGGCGTCAAGGTCGAAGGCGAGGAGGGAGTTACTTAAGCGGATAGGGCTGAAGTTCATAACGGCCGGATCGGATGCAGTGGAACGGCGTAAATTGATAGGCAGTTGCAGCAGCCTTGTCACAGGTAATGCCCTTGCGAAGGCGCGTGATGTGTCAAAGAGGTTCAGGTCGGGTGTCGTGATCGCCGCCGATACCGTGGTGCTGGTAGGGAAGAAGATCGTAGGGAAGCCGAAGGACCTGAAAGACGCTTTCAATACGCTGAAACTGCTTTCGCGAAGGCCGCAGTGGGTCTATACCGGGATCGCCGTTATAGATATAGATAAGGATAGGGTCTTCACCGGATACGAGAAGACGAAGGTATATGTATACCGCCTGACCGGTCGGCAGATAATGAGTTATTTCCGGAAGGTCTCGCCCCTGGATAAGGCCGGCAGTTTCGATATCCAGGGCCTGGGAGGGGTATTCATAGACAGGATAGAGGGTTGTTTCTATAACGTAGTGGGCCTGCCGCTGGCAAAACTGGCGAAGATGCTGGAGAAGACGGGTGTTTCCATCTTCTGA
- a CDS encoding NAD(P)/FAD-dependent oxidoreductase: MKCYDVAVIGGGAAGTMAAIRASQLKKSVLLVERNDAIGRKILLTGKGRCNVTNAAPIDTFIEKFGRHGRFLRTAFTAFSNDDLIDLFRSTGLEMKIERQGRVFPVTDRSRSVIEALKKRLEENGVEVLCNARAGNISAGDGLFRIDLGEAGKATAKKVILATGGASYKETGSTGDGFSIAGRFGHRIEPLKPALVPLVTKERWVKELQGLSLENIRLTFRFGNNKIVSDIGEFIFTHFGVSGPLVLDLSGDIVTVLDGHKEIMLFIDLKPGLTAEQLEKRLLNEFKAGGSARLKSIMKGLMPQRLITVFLDLSGADPDRKGSRVTQDERRAMIRTFKAFPLTVTGSLPIEEAMVTGGGISTKEIDPRTMGSRIVPGLYFAGEIIEGAASSGGYNLQQAFSTGYLAGESAAR, encoded by the coding sequence ATGAAGTGTTATGACGTTGCGGTGATCGGAGGGGGCGCGGCGGGCACTATGGCAGCGATACGCGCCTCGCAGCTCAAAAAGAGCGTCCTCCTTGTCGAGCGCAATGATGCCATCGGCAGGAAGATCCTCCTTACCGGTAAGGGAAGGTGCAATGTCACCAACGCCGCCCCCATCGATACCTTTATAGAGAAGTTCGGGAGGCACGGGAGATTTCTGAGGACGGCATTTACCGCCTTCTCGAACGACGACCTGATAGACCTCTTCAGATCGACAGGGCTCGAGATGAAGATCGAGAGGCAGGGGCGCGTCTTCCCCGTGACCGACAGGTCCCGCTCCGTGATAGAGGCATTGAAAAAACGCCTTGAAGAGAACGGGGTAGAGGTGCTTTGCAATGCGCGGGCCGGGAATATAAGCGCCGGGGATGGCCTCTTTCGGATCGATCTGGGGGAGGCCGGAAAGGCAACGGCAAAAAAGGTCATACTGGCGACGGGCGGTGCTTCATATAAAGAGACGGGATCTACAGGGGACGGTTTCTCCATCGCCGGCAGGTTTGGGCACAGGATAGAGCCGCTTAAGCCGGCGCTGGTGCCTCTCGTTACAAAAGAAAGATGGGTCAAGGAGCTTCAGGGGCTCTCGCTCGAGAATATACGGCTCACGTTCCGGTTCGGCAATAATAAGATAGTATCGGATATCGGAGAATTCATATTCACGCACTTCGGCGTATCCGGCCCCCTGGTCCTCGACCTGAGCGGCGATATCGTAACGGTCCTGGACGGGCATAAAGAGATAATGCTCTTCATAGACCTGAAGCCCGGGCTCACCGCAGAGCAGCTCGAGAAACGGTTGTTGAACGAATTTAAGGCGGGCGGCAGCGCCCGCTTAAAGAGCATAATGAAGGGCCTTATGCCGCAACGGCTGATAACGGTCTTCCTCGATCTGTCCGGCGCCGACCCGGACAGGAAAGGAAGCCGGGTGACCCAGGACGAACGGCGTGCCATGATAAGGACGTTCAAGGCCTTTCCCCTCACCGTAACCGGCTCTCTGCCGATAGAGGAAGCGATGGTCACCGGGGGCGGTATTTCAACGAAAGAGATAGACCCGCGGACGATGGGGTCCAGGATCGTGCCCGGATTGTATTTTGCCGGAGAGATCATAGAAGGCGCGGCCTCAAGCGGCGGATACAATCTGCAGCAGGCCTTTTCAACCGGGTACCTTGCCGGAGAGAGCGCGGCCAGATGA
- a CDS encoding CHASE domain-containing protein codes for MAVNKNHRQGVSRVAISALVAGLALSFALFRVTSEWEREKIAAEFHLHAEDRTDLLKDKSEDLVEALHVISALYESSEEIERDEFHIFVQGLLSKNPYIFEIEWLPRVRDTERLLYEEAAQRDGLSGFFISEPDEDGRFIRSGKREEYFPVYYSESSNDAAGTISGFDVSTNPARRAAIEKARDTGSPVATGRLRLIRRPGEGFALRVFLPIYRNGRPHESVEERRANLAGFVSALIYIPDFVEIALNKVRSEGVNIYIYDRSSGRGEQFIYFHRSRITKDNIPPPPGDPEELKRRSGFAKELIIYLADREWSVSCLPTSEFISAHRRWASWLVLFVGVLLSLLLAVYLSGVLTRTAKVETLIKERTSELQRSEEKYRALFDFNSSILKIIPFGMDIVDEDCNILYINDKFESMFGKEAIGKKCWSLYKDNWVQCEECPLKGGIEVGEMRNAEADGVLGGKTFQIIHTGVIFNGKKSVMEIFIDITERKEVERLKDEFVSTVSHELRTPLSITKEGISLVLDGIPGEINEKQSNILTVAKSNIDRLARIIDSLLDISKIESGKVGLRKSLTDIGALIKQVVASFEPAVKKKGLDIRTDLPEGAMRSNVDTDSIVQVLTNLLSNAVKFTEKGHIVIAAGISDNEVRCSVADTGIGIAGENMPKLFNKFQQFGRTAGRGEKGTGLGLSIAKRIIEMHNGKMWAESEPGKGTKFTFTLPLGQ; via the coding sequence ATGGCAGTGAATAAGAACCATCGACAGGGCGTCTCTAGGGTAGCGATATCCGCGCTCGTAGCCGGCCTGGCGCTCTCTTTTGCCCTCTTCAGGGTTACATCCGAATGGGAAAGAGAAAAGATCGCGGCAGAATTCCATCTGCATGCGGAAGACCGCACCGACCTGTTAAAGGATAAGAGCGAAGACCTGGTAGAGGCATTGCATGTCATCTCCGCGTTATACGAAAGCAGCGAAGAGATAGAGCGCGATGAGTTCCATATCTTTGTGCAGGGACTGCTTTCGAAAAACCCGTACATCTTCGAGATAGAGTGGCTGCCGCGTGTCCGGGATACGGAGCGGCTCCTCTATGAAGAGGCAGCGCAAAGAGACGGCCTCTCCGGCTTTTTCATAAGTGAACCGGATGAAGACGGCCGTTTCATAAGGTCGGGGAAGCGCGAGGAGTATTTTCCCGTTTACTATTCGGAATCTTCAAATGATGCGGCTGGCACGATATCGGGGTTTGACGTTTCCACGAACCCGGCGCGCCGGGCCGCGATCGAGAAGGCGCGCGATACAGGATCTCCGGTCGCTACCGGCCGCCTACGCCTTATAAGAAGACCCGGAGAAGGGTTTGCCCTCCGCGTCTTTCTGCCAATATACCGCAACGGAAGACCGCATGAGAGCGTCGAAGAGAGACGCGCAAACCTTGCAGGTTTCGTCTCGGCGCTTATATATATACCCGATTTCGTCGAGATCGCCCTGAATAAGGTGAGGTCTGAAGGCGTCAATATCTATATATATGACAGGTCTTCCGGCAGGGGAGAACAATTTATATATTTTCACAGGTCGCGTATCACGAAAGATAATATACCTCCTCCGCCCGGTGATCCGGAAGAACTCAAGAGGCGGTCAGGTTTTGCGAAAGAGCTGATAATATATCTCGCGGACAGGGAATGGTCGGTCAGCTGCCTGCCTACGTCAGAATTTATAAGCGCGCACAGGAGATGGGCATCGTGGCTTGTGCTGTTCGTGGGCGTCCTGCTCTCTCTGTTATTGGCCGTCTACCTGTCCGGCGTCCTGACACGGACCGCCAAGGTCGAGACGCTGATCAAAGAGAGGACCTCCGAGTTACAGCGATCCGAAGAGAAGTACAGGGCCCTATTCGATTTCAACAGCTCCATACTTAAGATCATACCGTTCGGCATGGATATCGTCGACGAGGACTGCAATATACTCTATATCAATGATAAGTTCGAATCGATGTTCGGCAAGGAGGCCATAGGGAAGAAGTGCTGGTCCCTTTACAAGGATAACTGGGTCCAGTGCGAAGAGTGCCCTCTCAAGGGCGGTATTGAAGTCGGGGAGATGAGGAACGCGGAAGCGGATGGAGTGCTGGGCGGGAAGACGTTCCAGATAATACATACGGGAGTCATCTTCAACGGCAAGAAATCCGTTATGGAGATATTCATAGATATCACCGAGAGAAAAGAGGTGGAGCGGCTCAAAGACGAATTCGTCTCTACCGTTTCCCATGAGCTCCGCACACCGCTCTCCATCACAAAAGAGGGTATAAGCCTCGTACTGGACGGCATACCGGGTGAGATAAATGAAAAGCAGAGTAATATACTGACGGTGGCGAAGAGCAATATAGACCGTCTGGCGAGGATCATAGACAGTCTCCTCGATATTTCGAAGATCGAATCCGGTAAAGTAGGGCTGAGGAAGAGCCTGACCGATATAGGCGCCCTGATAAAGCAGGTCGTCGCCTCATTTGAGCCGGCAGTTAAGAAAAAAGGCCTGGATATCAGGACGGATCTGCCGGAGGGCGCGATGCGGTCAAACGTGGATACCGACAGCATAGTGCAGGTACTGACAAATCTCCTCAGTAACGCGGTCAAGTTCACCGAAAAAGGGCATATAGTGATAGCCGCCGGTATATCGGATAATGAAGTGCGATGCTCTGTAGCGGACACAGGCATAGGTATCGCCGGCGAAAATATGCCGAAACTGTTCAATAAATTTCAGCAGTTCGGGCGTACTGCCGGGAGAGGGGAGAAGGGTACGGGGCTGGGACTTTCGATAGCCAAAAGGATAATCGAGATGCACAACGGTAAGATGTGGGCGGAGAGCGAGCCCGGTAAAGGTACAAAATTCACGTTTACATTGCCCCTGGGGCAGTGA
- a CDS encoding glycosyltransferase family 39 protein, protein MNNAIQAPRTKKYLFLISALILFHALSNYFWIRFDHEGLGEDVAPQIAVVVDMHGKLSEILSSGRSIPGKIFLTQRLASSYFSFASPFLYNPHWPLFVHFVTAFISIPFDGETLFFFIRFSNIFYMAVIIVSIYLLGKALHSREAGMAAAYLVSLYPAVFNLSRKFGTDLPLVSIVCAGVYFLLKTDRFRSKGYSAIFGICFGIGLLIKATCLFFIIGPLLYILVTGSKEGAWRSRTIKNVVFSMLIAFFISWTWWSRLVLAPYRPDPRYIGMFLFEGMNTVLKYSDLPFWDQVFYYAKAMVLNISPVFFIIFLTGLFFYIRKMNRKNWPIPLYWLFVSHILLSLIFARRERYLFPVFGAVVLISSIGLMESPFKKTARYILALAVIFGFLQYFVLSYFITPPPNYISPEYYYMPEINNHYAVIKSFDSIIRGYGPVDKTIGIMEEFYMSGDRCIRLSNFLRVACGDNYSVFLSNGGSDPPQMSDKFLSDVDRFDFLIAFARRSKDPDFSGLVKSMNKSGNATAEGKIARLKQFKILKRETLMPERVGIFLLQNNASAEQDKGE, encoded by the coding sequence ATGAATAATGCCATACAGGCCCCGCGGACAAAAAAGTATCTCTTTTTGATCTCGGCGCTTATCCTCTTCCACGCGCTGAGCAATTATTTCTGGATACGATTTGATCATGAAGGCCTGGGAGAGGATGTCGCTCCTCAAATCGCCGTAGTCGTCGATATGCATGGAAAGCTCAGTGAGATATTATCATCCGGGAGAAGCATCCCCGGTAAGATCTTCCTGACACAGCGCCTCGCCTCTTCCTATTTCTCTTTCGCCTCGCCGTTTTTATATAACCCCCACTGGCCGCTCTTTGTACATTTTGTCACCGCGTTCATATCCATACCTTTCGATGGCGAAACGCTGTTCTTCTTTATCAGGTTTTCGAATATTTTTTACATGGCCGTCATTATAGTAAGCATATATCTGCTCGGGAAGGCGCTCCATAGCCGGGAAGCGGGTATGGCAGCCGCTTATCTTGTATCCCTCTATCCGGCGGTCTTCAATCTCTCTCGTAAGTTCGGCACGGACCTTCCGCTGGTGTCTATAGTATGCGCGGGGGTCTATTTTCTTTTAAAGACGGACAGGTTCCGCAGTAAGGGATATAGCGCGATATTCGGGATATGTTTCGGTATCGGGCTGCTTATAAAAGCAACCTGCCTATTTTTTATAATAGGGCCGCTCCTATATATTCTCGTTACAGGATCAAAAGAAGGTGCCTGGAGGTCTCGGACGATCAAAAATGTCGTCTTTTCGATGTTGATAGCGTTCTTCATATCATGGACGTGGTGGTCAAGATTGGTCCTGGCCCCATATCGCCCGGACCCGAGATATATAGGCATGTTCTTATTCGAGGGTATGAACACCGTGTTGAAGTATAGTGACCTGCCATTTTGGGACCAGGTCTTCTATTATGCAAAAGCTATGGTGCTGAACATCTCTCCCGTATTTTTTATTATTTTTTTGACAGGGCTATTTTTTTATATAAGAAAGATGAACAGAAAAAATTGGCCCATCCCGCTTTACTGGCTCTTCGTCTCGCATATACTGCTCTCTCTGATATTCGCGCGTAGGGAGAGATACCTGTTCCCGGTCTTTGGCGCCGTTGTTTTGATATCTTCTATAGGATTGATGGAGTCACCTTTCAAAAAAACGGCAAGATACATTTTAGCGCTGGCCGTGATATTCGGATTTTTGCAATATTTCGTCCTGAGTTATTTTATAACGCCGCCGCCTAATTATATTTCTCCAGAGTATTATTACATGCCCGAGATCAACAACCACTATGCCGTTATAAAGAGTTTCGATTCGATCATCCGGGGATACGGACCGGTAGATAAGACCATCGGTATTATGGAAGAATTTTATATGTCCGGAGACAGGTGCATCCGGTTAAGCAATTTTTTGAGAGTTGCCTGCGGCGATAACTATTCGGTCTTCTTGAGTAACGGCGGCTCCGACCCTCCGCAGATGAGCGATAAATTTTTGTCGGATGTAGACAGGTTCGACTTTTTAATAGCATTTGCAAGACGCTCGAAAGATCCGGATTTTTCCGGCCTGGTAAAATCGATGAATAAGTCCGGTAATGCGACGGCGGAAGGTAAGATAGCGCGGCTCAAGCAATTCAAGATATTAAAGAGGGAGACGCTGATGCCGGAGAGGGTCGGCATATTTCTTTTGCAGAACAATGCGAGTGCTGAACAGGATAAGGGGGAATAA
- a CDS encoding aminoacetone oxidase family FAD-binding enzyme, whose protein sequence is MSMATKHYDVAIVGGGAAGITAAISAARKGNSVVICEKMPGIGKKLLISGSGRCNLYNEKLGESYYNPAARPLVRSVLSRFGKEEIEDFFGDLGLKIYYEDGRAFPFTNQSSSVLKVLEMELKNLGTVTELNFDAKGIADSGADLIITSKDGKGVSCRSLVIAGGGKTYPALGSDGGSYRLAERFGHTVLDPVPSAVPLVAKDKIIHLLQGQKVSALARGVIGGSAVVEADGEVLFTRYGLSGTAILDISRNISIAMNRERKREVSVSLDLVPFMSKEDLEKELDKRRRRDVVDEELLAGLLPNKFGRALKDIISGEETGRAAGTLKDLRFRILGTRGWNEAEFTAGGIDTREVIGSTLGSMMKKGLYFAGEVLDVDGVRGGYNLAWAWASGFVAGLTE, encoded by the coding sequence ATGAGCATGGCCACGAAGCACTACGACGTTGCGATAGTAGGCGGGGGTGCTGCGGGAATTACCGCAGCAATAAGCGCTGCCAGAAAAGGCAACTCTGTCGTAATATGCGAAAAGATGCCGGGTATCGGCAAGAAGCTCCTTATCTCCGGTTCCGGCAGGTGTAATCTCTATAATGAAAAATTGGGCGAATCGTATTATAACCCGGCAGCCAGGCCGCTCGTCAGGTCTGTCCTCTCCAGGTTCGGTAAAGAGGAGATAGAGGATTTCTTCGGGGACCTCGGGTTGAAGATATATTACGAAGACGGGAGGGCCTTCCCGTTCACCAACCAGTCCTCATCCGTATTGAAGGTCCTGGAGATGGAACTGAAGAACCTGGGCACAGTGACAGAACTGAATTTTGATGCTAAAGGCATCGCGGACTCCGGCGCGGATCTTATCATCACTTCAAAAGACGGCAAGGGTGTTTCATGCCGCTCGCTCGTGATCGCCGGCGGCGGAAAGACGTATCCGGCGCTCGGCTCGGACGGAGGGTCTTACCGGCTGGCAGAGCGGTTCGGCCATACCGTTCTGGACCCGGTGCCGTCCGCAGTGCCGCTGGTGGCGAAAGATAAGATCATACATCTCCTGCAGGGGCAGAAGGTCAGTGCTCTCGCCCGTGGGGTCATAGGCGGTTCCGCGGTAGTCGAAGCGGACGGAGAAGTGCTCTTCACAAGATACGGCCTGTCCGGAACGGCCATCCTGGACATAAGCAGGAATATCTCGATAGCGATGAACAGGGAACGCAAAAGGGAGGTGTCTGTATCGCTCGACCTGGTGCCTTTCATGAGTAAAGAGGATCTTGAGAAGGAATTGGACAAGCGCAGGCGCAGGGATGTGGTCGACGAAGAGCTGCTGGCCGGGTTGTTGCCGAATAAATTCGGAAGGGCCCTCAAGGATATCATTTCCGGGGAAGAGACAGGCCGCGCGGCAGGCACGCTTAAGGACCTGCGTTTCAGGATACTCGGGACGCGGGGATGGAATGAGGCGGAGTTTACCGCAGGCGGCATCGATACGCGGGAAGTGATAGGGTCGACCCTGGGATCCATGATGAAGAAAGGGCTTTACTTTGCGGGTGAGGTCCTGGATGTAGACGGCGTGAGGGGCGGTTATAACCTGGCGTGGGCATGGGCGTCGGGGTTCGTGGCGGGGCTTACGGAGTGA
- a CDS encoding amidophosphoribosyltransferase: MSGIFGVTSKKDCVETLFYSTDYHSHLGTEYGGMAVLGDEFVRQIHNISHTQFKSKFFEDSRQMKGTKGIGVISASDEQPVYLNSRLGPFCIVTNGFVENKEELSARLLSTGTSFSEVTRGAVNETELIAKLIVEGRDFIDGIEKVFDAVEGSSSLLLLTRDGIYAARDKFGYNPLVIGKRDDAWAVTSETSAFPNNGFKTVKYLSPGEIVLINEDGVVQKRAGDGVSQICTFLWIYTGFPASSYEDVNVEIVRERSGRLLAKHDKDINVDVVSGVPDSGVGHALGYAMESKKPYRRPLVKYTPGYGRSYTPPSQEKRDLIARMKLIPIKEIIEGQSVVVCEDSIVRGTQLKNFAIKKLWDAGAREVHVRPACPPLMFPCRFNLSTRSIKELAARRAIRSIEGHDLEDVSEYVNNASGKYKDMVEWIRKDIGVTTLRYQTVEDMVKAVGLPKERLCLYCWTGKCPGPKSCCDTQKDGCSLACGKSR; the protein is encoded by the coding sequence ATGAGCGGGATCTTCGGAGTGACCTCAAAGAAAGATTGTGTAGAGACCCTTTTTTACAGCACCGACTACCATTCCCACCTGGGGACGGAATACGGCGGCATGGCGGTGCTGGGCGACGAATTCGTACGGCAGATACACAATATAAGCCACACCCAGTTCAAGTCCAAATTCTTCGAGGATTCCAGGCAGATGAAGGGCACGAAAGGCATAGGCGTCATCAGTGCGTCCGACGAACAGCCTGTCTATCTCAATTCGCGCCTGGGCCCGTTCTGCATAGTGACCAACGGTTTTGTCGAGAATAAGGAGGAGCTGAGCGCGCGGCTTCTGTCGACAGGCACATCGTTCAGCGAGGTCACCCGGGGCGCCGTCAACGAGACCGAGCTTATAGCGAAATTGATAGTCGAAGGGCGCGATTTCATAGACGGAATAGAGAAGGTGTTCGATGCGGTCGAAGGGTCGTCTTCTCTCCTCCTCCTTACCAGGGACGGCATATATGCCGCAAGGGACAAGTTCGGTTATAACCCTCTCGTGATAGGAAAGCGCGATGACGCATGGGCGGTAACGTCCGAGACGAGCGCCTTTCCCAATAACGGTTTTAAGACGGTGAAATATCTTTCCCCGGGGGAGATAGTGCTGATCAACGAGGATGGCGTCGTCCAGAAGAGGGCAGGTGACGGTGTAAGCCAGATATGCACATTCCTGTGGATATATACCGGTTTCCCCGCCTCCAGCTACGAAGACGTGAACGTAGAGATCGTCAGGGAGAGGAGCGGCCGCCTCCTGGCGAAGCATGATAAGGACATAAATGTCGATGTCGTTTCGGGCGTTCCCGATTCGGGTGTGGGCCACGCCCTCGGTTACGCGATGGAGTCGAAGAAACCGTACCGCAGGCCCCTTGTCAAATATACCCCCGGTTACGGCAGGAGTTACACGCCCCCTTCACAGGAGAAACGCGACCTGATAGCCAGGATGAAGCTCATCCCCATAAAGGAGATAATAGAGGGACAGAGCGTAGTCGTATGCGAGGATTCTATCGTCAGGGGGACTCAGCTCAAGAATTTTGCCATCAAGAAACTGTGGGATGCGGGCGCGCGCGAAGTACACGTCCGTCCGGCATGCCCGCCGCTCATGTTCCCGTGCAGGTTCAACCTCTCGACCAGGAGCATAAAAGAGCTCGCCGCCCGCCGGGCCATCCGCAGCATCGAGGGGCATGACCTCGAAGATGTCTCGGAATACGTAAATAACGCTTCCGGGAAATATAAAGATATGGTCGAGTGGATAAGAAAAGATATAGGCGTTACGACATTGAGGTACCAGACGGTCGAGGACATGGTGAAGGCGGTCGGTTTGCCGAAAGAGCGGTTATGCCTTTACTGCTGGACCGGAAAGTGCCCCGGACCTAAAAGTTGCTGTGACACACAAAAAGACGGGTGTTCTCTTGCCTGCGGGAAATCCCGGTAA